One window of Catonella massiliensis genomic DNA carries:
- a CDS encoding type II toxin-antitoxin system RelB/DinJ family antitoxin — MAHAVNVNFRLDEDVKRSMEQTCSELGLSMSAAFTIFAKKVSREKRIPFEVSLDPFYSENNIRYLENIVRDIKEGKANFAEHDLIEVD; from the coding sequence ATGGCACATGCAGTAAATGTGAATTTTAGATTAGACGAAGATGTAAAAAGGAGTATGGAGCAGACTTGTTCTGAACTTGGACTTTCTATGAGTGCTGCGTTTACCATTTTTGCAAAGAAAGTCAGCAGAGAAAAGCGCATACCGTTTGAGGTGTCACTGGATCCATTCTATTCTGAAAATAATATCCGCTATCTTGAAAATATCGTACGAGATATAAAAGAAGGAAAGGCAAATTTTGCTG